The Colias croceus chromosome 18, ilColCroc2.1 genome has a window encoding:
- the LOC123699479 gene encoding melanization protease 1-like, producing MFYKIIIIIVTVQQILKDVSCRDCSDCKDITKCPPALFLIKYKRDADSQKIITNAFCGYNQAEEKYQVCCSDFGTMENLIVKSGIEPQDTQNKIIDKKSLLPESCGDINGDRIVGGSVAGLYEFPWMALLSYFDKGTTTNYTGFECGGSVINSRYILTAAHCINNRLIGVRLGEYDISTKEDCYQNMCETHIQDVGVEKTIVHEKWNSARKINDIALIRVDEDIDLSSSNVQPICLPIYPNLQTKNLIGERATVSGWGKFEAEEASAVLLKVTVPIASCKEGYRTHICAGEKYRDSCSGDSGGPLVLEESYGDSISMVQFGIVSYGSRICGGTTKAIYTDVRQYVDWILEKIEP from the exons ATgttctacaaaataataattatcatcgTTACTGTGCAGCAAATTTTAAAAGATGTGTCATGCA GGGACTGCAGTGACTGTAAAGACATCACCAAGTGTCCACCCGCCTTGTTTCTGATTAAATACAAAAGAGATGCTGATTCCCAGAAGATTATTACGAACGCTTTCTGTGGCTACAATCAAGCTGAAGAAAAGTATCAG GTCTGCTGTTCCGATTTTGGCACAATGGAAAACTTAATTGTCAAGTCTGGAATAGAACCGCAGgacacacaaaataaaatcattgatAAAAAGTCGTTGTTACCAGAATCATGCGGTGATATAAACGGCGACCGAATTGTTGGAGGCAGCGTCGCAGGCCTCTATGAATTCCCTTGGATGGCCCTTCTTTCTTATTTTGATAAAGGAACAACAACGAATT ATACGGGGTTTGAATGCGGTGGCAGTGTAATAAACTCCAGGTATATTCTGACTGCCGCTCACTGTATAAACAACAGACTGATTGGTGTGCGTCTCGGAGAATATGATATAAGTACCAAAGAAGACTGTTATCAGAATATGTGCGAGACTCATATACAG GATGTTGGCGTTGAAAAAACAATTGTACACGAGAAATGGAACAGTGCACGGAAAATTAATGATATTGCTTTGATACGTGTAGACGAAGACATCGACCTATCGTCTT CTAATGTTCAACCCATCTGTCTACCAATATATCCAAATTTACAAACCAAAAATTTGATTGGTGAGCGAGCTACCGTAAGCGGCTGGGGAAAATTTGAAGCAGAAGAAGCTTCTGCTGTCTTATTGAAAGTTACCGTACCTATCGCATCCTGCAAGGAAGGAtatag AACACACATCTGCGCTGGTGAAAAGTACAGAGATAGCTGCAGTGGAGACTCAGGGGGACCACTAGTTTTAGAAGAAAGCTATGGCGATTCAATTAGTATGGTTCAATTCGGTATAGTATCCTATGGATCCCGAATATGCGGCGGAACCACTAAAGCAATATACACCGATGTTAGACAATACGTTGACTGGATTCTCGAAAAAATAGAACCGTGA
- the LOC123699477 gene encoding uncharacterized protein LOC123699477: MARTKSKKTREEKLVEAKLRRRKKYEEIKNDPEKYAVQKEKERLRYLKRKEQKQIKSAADMTPREKRLQRKKWKENTKRYIEKQKANRRIQQLLIDGTPPSSDREDTVDLINQQDPLEGTSREANSVINANCKLCQKKIYLIRKIRYVHKNEISKLKKEKEKVEKERDAIKRALRRITKKNQIRQDHHSQKNTQEKVDRLVETIDENKREEVKKKLLFSEIVSRNLSEGYNCLKKKEKRIFSDIVIRNRDKFKKHKILGMTSTFSVRPESQEQNIKCNKIDIKQLIEEFFQDDLNTKISPGKNEFITRNGVRKQKRYLNDTLINLYKKFIKNQKVGYSTFCKYRPFWVLQPKDSDRNTCACKIHVNFDLLVKSLNKNKIIEETNGTALLQSLCCDAYSESCLNRTCKVCQRRVLNYKEFNNDLKINYYEWCTKRENYETNGDEKIKIVNTKIRATDHPKNIIEKLENSSKSYFKHCANILVQYNHLKSLKATLSSMEAVVHIDFSENYSIQFNEEIQSFHFGGSRTQITLHTAVLYIIDQETGILKPYSACSISECNKHDARAIWAHLLPLLAYIQEISPSIDTIHFISDSPSSQYRNRYMFYVISQLHLDFPELKSITWNYLEAGHGKGAPDGVGAVLKRTADQIVRLGRDIGSLEEFWTCVESKVKNVKLIYVSDRDVVEKQIPSVVQPFHGTMSVHQVLWSNNYLMTFRALSCFFCENGEICTHGYHLGFMNLPEPILTNSTIQASDEILALNSTGSFLRDLEPCNTIHQAQEQKPLTSVEPNIHISSSINPNKTITVLSDIKLHWSNKAFSIDEKSKKRPINRVLSNFFEEDSEEELFSIKESKKNSNYYFGEASTVIRKIKEENKKPLKQTLVRNFFDDSSDEENAEDSVYENKRI; the protein is encoded by the coding sequence ATGGCTAGGACTAAGTCGAAAAAAACACGAGAAGAAAAGTTAGTTGAAGCAAAATTACGTAGAAGAAAGAAGTATgaggaaattaaaaatgacCCCGAAAAATACGCCgttcaaaaagaaaaagaacgACTGAGATACTTGAAGCGTAAGgaacaaaaacaaatcaaGAGTGCGGCTGATATGACGCCAAGAGAAAAAAGACTTCAAAGAAAGAAATGGAAGGAAAATACCAAAAGATACATAGAAAAACAGAAAGCAAATAGAAGAATTCAGCAATTGTTAATAGATGGCACCCCACCGTCAAGCGACCGTGAAGATACTGTAGATTTAATTAATCAGCAAGATCCATTAGAAGGAACATCTCGCGAAGCTAATAGTGTAATTAATGCAAATTGCAAACtttgccaaaaaaaaatatatttgataagGAAGATACGATACGTacacaaaaatgaaataagtaaACTCAAGAAAGAGAAAGAAAAAGTTGAAAAGGAAAGAGATGCAATTAAAAGGGCGTTAAGAAGGATAACTAAGAAAAACCAAATACGACAAGATCATCACAGCCAAAAGAATACACAAGAGAAAGTAGATAGGCTAGTAGAAACTATAGACGAGAATAAGCGGGAAGAAGTAAAAAAGAAGTTATTATTCAGTGAGATAGTAAGTAGAAATTTATCCGAAGGGTATAATTGCcttaaaaagaaagaaaaacgcATATTTAGCGACATTGTAATTCGAAACAgagacaaatttaaaaagcacAAAATATTAGGAATGACTAGCACCTTTTCAGTACGACCCGAATCTcaagaacaaaatataaaatgtaataaaatagacaTCAAACAATTAATTGAAGAATTTTTCCAGGATGATTTAAACACGAAGATATCTCCAGGGAAAAATGAATTCATAACTCGAAATGGCGTAAGAAAGCAAAAAAGATATCTTAACGACACCCTCATAAATctctataaaaaatttataaaaaatcagAAAGTAGGATATTCCACATTCTGCAAATATCGCCCATTTTGGGTACTACAACCAAAAGATTCGGATCGGAATACCTGTGCATGCAAAATACatgtaaattttgatttattagtgAAGAgcctcaataaaaataaaataatagaagaAACAAATGGAACTGCTTTGCTGCAAAGTTTATGTTGTGACGCTTATAGTGAAAGTTGCCTAAATCGAACGTGCAAGGTTTGCCAAAGAAGAGTTTTAAACTATAAAGAATTTAACAATGACTTAAAGATAAACTATTACGAATGGTGCACAAAAAGAGAAAATTATGAAACGAATGGAGatgagaaaattaaaattgtaaacacaaaaataagagCAACAGATcatccaaaaaatattatagaaaagctggaaaattcatcaaaatcatattttaaacattgtgCTAACATTCTTGTTCAgtataatcatttaaaatctcTAAAGGCAACATTATCTTCTATGGAAGCTGTAGTACATATCGATTTTTCGGAGAATTACTCAATTCAGTTTAATGAAGAAATCCAAAGCTTTCATTTTGGTGGCAGTCGTACACAGATAACATTACATACAGCAGTGTTATACATAATTGATCAAGAAACTGGAATCTTGAAGCCATATAGTGCTTGCAGTATTAGTGAATGTAATAAACATGATGCAAGGGCGATATGGGCTCATCTGCTACCACTGCTTGCCTATATCCAAGAAATATCACCGTCGATTGAtacaattcattttatttcagataGCCCATCAAGCCAATATAGGAATCGATACATGTTTTACGTGATTAGTCAATTACATTTAGATTTTCCGGAGCTCAAATCTATTACTTGGAATTATTTAGAAGCAGGACACGGAAAGGGGGCACCGGATGGTGTTGGGGCCGTTTTAAAGAGGACTGCAGATCAAATTGTGCGGCTGGGTAGAGACATAGGTAGCCTAGAAGAATTTTGGACATGTGTAGAGAGCaaagtaaaaaatgttaaattgatATATGTATCAGATCGTGACGTAGTTGAAAAACAAATTCCATCCGTGGTTCAGCCATTTCATGGAACGATGTCAGTGCATCAAGTCTTGTGGTCCAATAACTATCTAATGACATTTAGAGCTCTTAGCTGCTTTTTCTGTGAAAATGGAGAAATATGCACACATGGATACCATCTCGGATTTATGAACTTGCCAGAGCCGATCCTCACTAATAGCACTATACAGGCATCAGATGAAATTTTAGCTTTAAATAGTACAGGAAGTTTTTTAAGGGATTTAGAACCCTGTAATACAATACACCAGGCTCAAGAACAAAAACCTTTAACTAGCGTAGAAccaaatattcatatttcgtCAAGTATTAATCcaaataaaactattacaGTCCTTTCagacataaaattacattggTCCAACAAGGCTTTTTCAATTGACGAAAAATCCAAAAAAAGACCAATAAATAGAGTATTAAGTAACTTTTTTGAAGAGGATTCAGAAGAAGAGTTATTTAGCATTAAAGAATCGAAGAAGAATTCCAATTACTATTTTGGTGAAGCATCTACTGTAATTCGAAAGATAAaagaggaaaataaaaaaccacTAAAGCAAACATTGGTGAGAAACTTTTTCGATGATTCTTCAGATGAAGAGAATGCTGAAGATAgtgtgtatgaaaataaacgcatataa
- the LOC123699478 gene encoding CLIP domain-containing serine protease 2-like codes for MWIKTLLFSILFLHICRDVSSRECSDCQKYTLCQPALTMLSTKRDDETKKIFTTAYCGFDEVHKICCSDFMTGVPASLSDRSGSDVDNAEKLKLLPEECGDIQGSRIVGGTVASLYEFPWMALISYNTRFGRQFKCSGSIINKRYILTAAHCVQGEDIAGVRLGEFDVRYRTDCVGEEPNFVCETHLQDAGVEEKIIHEEYQTLPWVNNDIALLRLSEDIDFNHKNVAPICLPVSESLKNTTLSGERATVAGWGLTETGRESSVLLKVLVPIKSEQVCRNFYNRKANRNEDRTQNQLCAGDLNKDSCNGDSGGPLMLEEEYDGVDRFVQFGVVSHGPKRCGSNFPGVYTDVRNYVDWILEKMKP; via the exons atgtggataaaaacattattatttagtatattattctTACATATTTGCAGAGACGTATCAAGCA GAGAATGCAGCGATTGTCAAAAGTATACATTATGCCAACCCGCCCTAACTATGTTATCAACAAAGAGAGATGatgaaactaaaaaaatatttacgacAGCATATTGCGGGTTCGATGAAGTACACAAG ATATGCTGCTCGGATTTTATGACCGGGGTCCCTGCAAGCCTAAGTGATAGGAGTGGATCTGACGTTGACAATGCAGAAAAACTAAAGTTGCTACCCGAGGAATGCGGCGATATTCAGGGATCTCGTATCGTCGGTGGTACAGTAGCTAGTTTGTATGAATTCCCTTGGATGGCCCTCATATCCTACAACACAC GTTTTGGCCGTCAATTCAAATGCAGTGGTAGTATCATAAACAAGCGATACATCCTGACCGCGGCTCATTGTGTACAAGGGGAGGACATAGCTGGAGTTCGTCTTGGCGAGTTTGACGTCCGCTACCGAACAGATTGTGTGGGGGAAGAACCGAACTTCGTGTGTGAGACGCATCTACAG GATGCAGGTGTCGAAGAAAAAATCATACATGAGGAATACCAAACATTACCATGGGTTAATAATGATATTGCTTTATTACGACTTTCGGAGGACATTGACTTTAATCATA AAAATGTTGCCCCCATCTGCCTTCCGGTGTCTGAAAGCTTGAAGAACACGACTTTGAGTGGAGAACGAGCTACTGTAGCTGGTTGGGGTCTCACCGAGACAGGGCGGGAGTCATCCGTGCTGCTGAAGGTGCTTGTGCCTATTAAGAGCGAACAAGTATGCCGTAACTTCTATAACAG GAAAGCAAATCGAAACGAAGACAGAACGCAGAACCAATTATGCGCTGGTGACCTCAACAAAGATTCCTGTAATGGTGACTCAGGGGGTCCTCTTATGTTGGAAGAGGAATATGATGGCGTGGATAGATTTGTCCAATTCGGTGTTGTATCACATGGACCGAAACGATGTGGCTCCAACTTCCCAGGAGTGTACACAGATGTGAGAAACTATGTGGACTGGATTTTGGAGAAGATGAAGccttaa
- the LOC123699480 gene encoding phenoloxidase-activating factor 3-like: MLLKILLFSIPLFYVCYEVSSRECSDCQDILSCQPALDLIREKRDNDTLQILIKAHCGYHGSIYKVCCSDLDKNASKMLSDSKIEKLKLLPELEVCGEIEFVSTRGGQMSYPGKFPWIALISYHTPNGLQFGCTGSIINNRYILTTARCVQEQNIAGVRLGEYDLRYNEDCIGEQQYIVCQSHIQDVAVEEVIIHEKYGKLRAYNDIALLRLGEDIDFRYSNVAPVCLPVTAVISDKSLSGERATVAGWGLTEYNSDVLLEEFVSIQTDEVCRSLYNRNGGEREFNKICAGGLTPAHISGNKGPCVGDSGGPLMLEAEVNGFEHFVQYGIALDGPIQCSSSFPRVYTDVRKYVDWILEKIEP; this comes from the exons atgttattaaaaattttattattcagtaTACCATTGTTTTACGTATGTTATGAGGTATCGAGCA GAGAATGCAGTGACTGTCAAGATATTTTATCATGCCAGCCCGCGCTAGATCTAATAAGGGAAAAAAGAGATAATGATACACTACAAATTCTTATAAAGGCTCATTGCGGCTATCATGGCAGTATATACAAG GTGTGCTGCTCGGATTTAGATAAGAATGCCTCAAAAATGCTATCTGACAGCAAAATAGAGAAACTTAAGCTCCTACCCGAGCTCGAGGTATGCGGCGAAATTGAGTTTGTTAGTACACGAGGTGGCCAGATGTCTTATCCCGGCAAATTTCCCTGGATTGCCCTAATATCTTATCACACac CAAATGGCCTTCAATTTGGATGCACTGGAAGTATCATAAACAATAGATATATATTGACCACGGCGCGCTGTGTGCAAGAGCAGAATATCGCTGGAGTTCGTCTCGGCGAATATGACCTCCGCTACAATGAGGATTGCATAGGTGAACAGCAGTACATCGTTTGTCAGTCGCATATACAG gatGTTGCTGTCGAAGAAGTAATCATACATGAAAAATACGGGAAGTTAAGAGCTTATAATGACATTGCCTTATTACGACTTGGGGAAGACATAGACTTTAGATATA gtaaCGTAGCCCCCGTTTGCCTTCCGGTAACTGCAGTGATAAGTGACAAATCTTTGAGTGGAGAAAGGGCTACTGTGGCTGGTTGGGGTCTCACAGAATACAATTCTGACGTGTTATTAGAGGAGTTTGTATCGATCCAAACCGATGAAGTCTGTCGCAGTTTATATAATAG aaatGGAGGCGAAagagaatttaataaaatatgcgCCGGTGGACTTACACCTGCACATATTTCAGGTAATAAGGGACCGTGCGTAGGAGACTCGGGTGGTCCTCTTATGTTGGAAGCAGAAGTTAATGGCTTTGAACATTTTGTTCAGTACGGCATTGCGTTGGATGGACCGATACAATGCTCTTCAAGCTTTCCAAGAGTATACACAGATGTGCGAAAATACGTTGACTGGATTCTAGAAAAGATTGAACCATAG
- the LOC123699847 gene encoding serine protease grass-like, translated as MLGILILAVFLNAADITLSMKTCSDCMAYTSCEEAKQLAFYHKSPKTATMFLEAFCGVEYIQLERVTKVCCSHFTLSGIDDRSGMSGSQNEKQVDNPQLKLLPASCGDIDGTRIIRGDVAGLYEFPWMALISYKRRDGQYFMCAGSIINSRYILTAAHCAAKKNINGVRVGDHDISTKEDCQGVKPRFCESHVEDLGIEKIIIHEKWNNLSSSHDIALLRLERNIDLNHKNILPICLPVTDELRYKNLDNVNAVVAGWGVTETGQDSTLLYKANFEIKTMDKCRSVYDWDPKQGVDKLEGQICAGAPHKDTCRGDSGGPLLVESVYNGIDRIVQYGVISTGSKICGIDVPTKFTDVRNYVDWILENIRE; from the exons atgctcGGAATTCTTATTCTAGCGGTATTTTTAAATGCGGCTGATATAACATTATCAATGA AAACATGCAGTGACTGTATGGCTTACACGTCATGTGAAGAGGCAAAACAATTAGCATTTTACCACAAAAGTCCGAAAACTGCGACGATGTTCCTAGAAGCATTTTGTGGTGTAGAATACATTCAATTAGAAAGAGTAACTAAG GTGTGTTGCTCTCATTTTACCTTATCAGGTATAGACGACAGAAGTGGAATGTCCGGTTCCCAGAATGAGAAGCAAGTCGATAATCCACAATTAAAGTTACTACCAGCTTCCTGCGGTGACATCGATGGTACCCGTATCATTCGTGGTGATGTGGCTGGCCTGTACGAGTTCCCCTGGATGGCTCTGATCTCTTATAAACGAC GTGATGGACAATACTTTATGTGTGCTGGAAGCATAATTAATTCAAGATATATTCTCACTGCTGCACATTGCGCGGCCAAAAAGAACATAAATGGGGTCCGGGTTGGTGATCATGACATTAGTACCAAGGAGGACTGTCAAGGTGTAAAGCCAAGGTTTTGCGAGAGTCATGTTGAA GATTTgggtattgaaaaaataattatacatgaaaaatggaataatttatCAAGTAGTCATGATATTGCTTTGCTAAGGTTGGAGAGGAATATAGATTTAAATCACA AGAACATTCTCCCTATTTGTTTACCCGTAACTGATGAACTACGGTACAAGAATTTGGACAATGTGAATGCTGTTGTAGCAGGATGGGGTGTCACAGAGACTGGTCAAGATTCTACCCTGCTATATAAAGCCaattttgagattaaaacTATGGATAAATGTCGTAGTGTTTATGATTG GGATCCAAAACAAGGCGTCGATAAACTAGAAGGGCAGATTTGTGCTGGTGCTCCCCACAAAGATACCTGTAGGGGTGACTCTGGGGGTCCACTGCTAGTAGAAAGCGTGTATAACGGTATTGACAGGATAGTGCAGTACGGCGTAATCTCCACTGGCTCGAAGATCTGCGGCATTGACGTCCCCACAAAATTCACTGATGTGAGAAATTACGTAGACTGGATATTGGAAAATATAAgagaataa